Part of the Anoplolepis gracilipes chromosome 13, ASM4749672v1, whole genome shotgun sequence genome, CCGGTGGATCCAGGCGGAGCAGAAGAAGATCAATGACAGCGTTATGGGTgagtaaagaatatttatctcGAGAGATTACTCCCGAAGGCGGACTCGAAATGGCCGCTTCTGGTCCCTTTGACTTCTTTCACCTGTTCTGTTCCTCGGTCTTTGTTTACCTGTCGATTGCCGCGTCCGCCCTCGAAAGCCCTGATAAACAAAAGGAAGCTGTACAAACCGGTCGAGACGTCCGAAAAGGAGGCGGTGGATACGAAGAAGGAGATAGAGAAGGAGCAGAAGGAAGAAAAGGACGAAGAAGTTGCCGCGAAGTCAAGCGCGTACACCGCAACGAAGAGCCTCGGTCTGGTAAGAACTAGTTTCGTCAAGGTCTGGTACAGAATTCGTGCTTTGAATAATATCATCACCCATCGGTCCCGTCGACCATTTGATCATTCACCACGTAAAACCCCCACACCTCTCTACACCCGTGATGCTGGCCACGATGAACATTCTAAAGCTCGACctggagagaaagaaaaagtccGAGAGGCGATCCTTCCTCGATTCCTCATCGTCGTCGGACGGAGAGCTCGCGAGCGACGAAGAAAACGAACATACGCGGCAAAAAGGAGGCGAGGAAAGTGACGGAAGGAGGCCAATGgcggaggaagagagaaaagtcTCCGATGAAAACATCGAGGAGCTTCTGTTGCCCTGGAAAGTCGAGGTATGCAatcctgatttttttttcgtaactAATGCagattcaaaaaaaaaaagaaggaataaAATGTTACTCATCTTCGTGGCTAGGCTCGAGAAAAAATTCAACCGCAAAGATTGATCGAAGAAATATCGGAGGTCAAACGATACATTGCCGATGACAAGGAGAGAAAATGGCACGGGAAACAAATTTTGGACAATCGTAAGAGCATTCATGATCCATTCGATTATATCTTATCCTGTcgataaaatgattattgattctaaaaaaattttattagactcAGTaatggaaaaagaagaaatatcaaatttacaaaaaccGGTCGATGATAACAACGAAACAAACGGTAAGAGCTTTCgtgtgttaattaattaattttttcaacaatgtaaaaaaaatatttatcatgatATGCCATAattgaaacattatttttacgcTGAAAGTTtagcataattttaaaatcgttTTTCATAGATCGCAAAAACGAGAAAGCATCTACCTGCTCCGTATCAAGCGACACATCGAATCTAAAGCAAGCGTTAGAAGAGAATCAGAAACTCACGAGAGCGATCATCAGCGTGAAAGACGATACGTCGGGCAAAAATATCAAGAGCtatcaaaaaaaaagcaaagaacATCCGTTCGGTTCTAAACTTAGCAGCATCCGTGAAGAGATGAGAGAATTCTGTGACAGTATGGACAAGTTTGTTGACGAAAACAAGATAGTGTTTAAAAACGGCGAAGTGAGAGGATTCTGGGGCGAGAAGAAGATGGTGGACGAGAATCTGCAAACTGATTCCATTGATGATAACGAGAGCCAAGAAACCGGGACCAAGGTTTCCATGAGCAAGGAAGATAAATTAAAGTGGTGGAGTACTAAAGAGAGAAAACTGAAGGTCAAGGAGATTATAAGACAACGAgagggagaagagagaaaaaacaaAGTGGAGATTAAAGATGCTGCTACAAGCAATAATTCTGATTGCTCTTCACTGGAAGACAGAAGGCAGGTAATCGATACTACGACGAACAATTTTCAAGCCGTCTACGATTTGATGACGATGAAAACTTGTCCGAGCTATCTTCCGGATTCGACGGAAACATACGCTGTAAAAGATGCGGAAAATTACACACGCGAGCAATCTGAAAAAATACCGCAAGAAAAATCACGCGGGATATTCGACAGTCTCTTTGCCGAATTGAGAAATCGAGACAATATTCCGAAAATAAGCGAACCAAAAGTTTCAAGCGAATTGATGATTCTGGAGGAGAAATTAGATTccggaaaatcaataaacGACCCGAAGGAAAAAAGTATCTCTAAAATTGTCAATATGACAGATCTCGTTGAGTCCGCTGACGAGAACTGGACGAAAATCGAAGATTTGGAAGACAAATTTAACAATCTTTTACTGAAATCTTCAGAAGTGAAGAAAAATGTCGACGAATCCGACGACGATTCTTTTAAGACAGCAACGTCTCTTGTAGAAGACTTgcaaattttggaaaataacCAAGATGACCAGTCAGCAGATGAAAATGTTCCAAGAATGTCCAACATGGAAAATAATTGTGACAAAATTATCGATTCGGGTAAGAAGGAAAATATCGATTTAGAcaacgagaaaataatttcaaacgaggagtgcaattatttaatttgcgaGAACAAGAAAACCattgataaaatagaaaactcTACTGTTAAAATGGAGATGTCAAACAGCGAGGAAAAATTATCAACTGACACCGAGGAATCTAATTCTCAAATGGAATCGCTCGTCCGAGCGATAGACCGCTTAACTCTGGGAAAAACGAATCAACAGCCTTCGAGACTGACTGGCAAAAGGCCTCGCGAAGCCGAAGATGTCCAAGTCAATAACAagaaatcttttcttattgaGGAAATAAATCCCGGTATAAAGTTGCCGAAGGAACGCAAATCTTGCAGTCAAATCTCAGAAAAATGCAGACAGCACGTGATACAAGAGACGAAGAAATTCGCGAAGAGAGTATCGCCGTTGATCGATAAATGCATAACAAATCTGATAAAAGACGCGGAAAATACAGACGGAAAATCGCAATATCGTAAATACGATCGACGAAGTTTCGGAGAGTATTTGCCGTCTGATTTCGTTTCGAAAATGGATCTTAATAAACCCGCGGGTAATTCAGGCGAACGAAATAATTGGTTCGATAAATATGACAACAAATCTAATAATGGAACAAGCGTACAGTCTGGGAGACAGGAATTAAAGCAAACAGTCAATTCGGAATCTGCCAACGAGTCAGCATCATCTAATGATTCTGGTAAGAgtacgtaaataaaaatgtatgtgtaaaaaaatatattatttaaaaaatatattataatatatatatatatatatattaaatttcttttactttaatataaaaatatgttttagatATTCAATCGCTCGCACATATTTTACGGCAGTCGGAAAGCATCTATAAGTCGGAATCATCGGCCATAAATGCTGACGTATCGATTTACAAAGAATTTTGCGATCATCTGCACAAATTAGAAAGCGAAAAGAAACTGCTGATTAAGCCATATTTCACAATGGATGGAAAAGAAGAATCCAAAGAGCAGTTACCTGACGATAAATCGATGCAGAAAACAGAATATTCGATAAAGAAATCAGTTAAACCGCTGATTGAAGTGATTTCTGAAAATCCTGCAATTTCTAAGGACTCTGAACAAATTTTGCAGCAAAAAGAAAAGTCGGACGCTTCTCAAACCGTTTTCGgttattgtcaaaaaaaagatgttagtataaaataaaaaacaattaaaaaccatattaaaaaaacatattttatatatatatatatatacatatgtataaaaatcatataattttttttgcactttctttaaaacttttcaattatataattaataaatatctcattaaatcttataatattattttgtaatattacctTAGCAGGTTGTCTTCAGGCCGGTCGAGGAGCCGATATctgaaaattctgaaaatcatattaatcaaGAAAGCATAATTAACTCGACAGAAGGAATAAAGGTCGAAATGTTTTCAACGTCACGTACATTAGGCAACACAGAATGCAAAGAAGAGTGTGTATTGCCAAAAGAGAAACGCGAAACTACGATGAACATGAAAAAGAGTATAGAAATGCAAGTTGCGCAGGAAGACTAGAAACGAATTATAATTTCCTTTACTATATTATTCTCAAATCAATAATCGCAGTTGATGCTTTCGTCTATGTACTTCATGTACGTCAATCGTATAAAGTGTAAAACTGACAGAAACTCTATTTATAGGAAAGCAAGAGTCTTTACACGTCTTTGTTGTAGCTGAAAATACGTTCGCTAAGTTTAAGTTTGTAAAATGTTCCACACAAgcttttacttatttattcttccgtttaaaataaatgactttATCAccgtaaaatcaattttattaattcgagGATTATTGAAACGAGAAAGAAATGAGACAGGTGACGGAACAGATCGACCTTCTACTACGTACACTTTATTTTTGTGTTCCACACTcacatcaattatataataataataatcataataatgaGACGCGATGGCGGTGATGTCAATGTGGgccgtaattaataatagtaataataattaatccgTAATTATATGCGCAATGATAATCGGTCGCACGCGAAAGAAACGATAGTCTGTcacgtttaaatatattatctctttACCCTTTTCGTCTCTTATTCAGCTTGTGGCCTCCAGAAAGATCTCAGATGGACCGTTTGTACCCGCAGAAAGCTACCTTCCCTTGTCACTTGGCAAAAAGCTCTtgatattatactatatttatatagagtgagagagagatgtCGCGCGCATTTAACGAAATTGTCCCTCCTCCCTCACTCTCCCTTTCTCGACTcccgtgtttttttttttcacatcgtCCTCTCTCGTTTTGTTTACAACATATCTGTGTAGGGAATAATAAGGAACGTGTAtccccctctctttctctcaaacAAGCGTACGGATTACATACCTTCCGCTAAGATTGTTTATAgtaatagatttataaatatgcacGTATATATCACCTCGCTGTTCTCTCCGCACAGGCAcgcagaaataaaatttggtattctgttttttttttccttttttttttctttgtatgtaTCTTTGTCTTCTTGTTCTCACTCATTCTTACGTAGTTTACTTGTGTTCTCTTATAGAtaattctcttctctctcgctcgctcgcatTCTCGTTTGCTCCctaattgtaagtttattttttaaaacgtatTCAAGAGCGTCGATAAATCGGACGATCGATGATCGAGACTGAGAAAGTCGGGATGAGAGTACTCGGCGAAGAGGTTTCCTTTGATTTGAACGCATAATTTTTCATCGCGTCCATCGGATCGAACGTTTTATCGACACCCTGGTATATCTCTTTGGGCTTATCCCCTCGTACTATCGTATCGTTATCGTGATAATAGTTGTGTGGTTGTTTCCGTCGCGGTTAATGATTAGTTGATGCGTTACAGCCCTTACACTTTACGACTTATGGCTTACGTTATACAGAAAGTATCTTACGCACTAAGTATCTCTTTCCAAAAAATTGGGAAGTCCGCCGCTTTGGTTTCTCTGGATTTTTTTTGTCCCTTATCGTAGGGCCACAATCGACGACCGTTATTTAATCGTCGATTACGTACAGTTTCGATATCAAAATCGAACGGCGCCTTTGTCAGAAAAGATGCTCCTTATTTTCGGTTTTGTTTTACAACAGCATATAAAAGAAGGAATTATTCTCGCGACATCGTAACAGACATATAATTCCGGTAATCATAATTTGCAATCACGAAGTAGAAGCAACAGAACTTTGTCACACCTGTCACgttctctgttttttttttttttttcttttacagtttggcttttattatataagagattgCTCAATCTCActttgacattaaaaaaacgCGCGTCAGTCTTTTGCTctgatgcaataaaaataaatcttctttCGCCTTCTTTTCCCTTATTTTTGTTCCCGTTTCGAACGAAGCTTCGTCGTGAGTTAATAACTAAAGCGATTCttacatatttcttaaaagaGCGCGATTAACGAGCGTTCTCGCCGATAAATTCTGATAAGCTTTGTACTTCGATAATCATTTCGTAATTAAGATTGTCAttgtaatattgcaataaactGAGAGTTGAAAAGAAATAAGTAAAGCAATATACTGAATTTATGTTGAAAGAAtatacgaataaaattttttttttattaaagatatgttCCAATGAATATCGTCGCGaataacattatacatatatatatataatgtatgtatctGACATTAAAAActtgctaaaatatttttttttttaatcttaaacaTAGTTACCGTTACatcaattgtttaattaagaaaCGTGAAAAAGTTAAAGCGCATAAAAATACGAGTTTATCAGTTTCCCGTTTTTCTCCTTCATGATTGCAGATCGAACGCACCAGACCTTCGTAGAGCGCTaagtttacaataaaattacgtaaaaatcGTTAGACGATTCAAGGCGCGTCTCTAAAGGAAACTTTACAAAAACCATAATCTTGTCTAGGTAATGAAGTTGATAAAAATGCCGTTTCTTTATTAGAATGTCGGCCCGTTATTATAGAATCACGTTAATGTTAATGAGAAATGCTGCGAAGGAATCATGCGAGTTTACAAGTAGTAACAAAAGCTcgtgttctctctctctctccaaaTTCGCGATTCGCTTACGAGAAGAATGCGCGCTTCGTTCGCACAtcctttcaaatatatttacgtatgTGTGTGCTTAAACAAAATTCGCCGATGACTAATAAATGACTTAGGATATGACATTGAAatcaaaagatattattattatcgaacACTATGCAAACGTGATCTTCGTACGCTCGTCGTCTGTTTGACATGTGTGACATTCGCGATGACGTTTCTCTGGGTATATTTAATAGACGTTACGCATTTGAATGCACGATGAAATACATAACTATACAATGTGTagatgcaaataataaatacgtaattaatattttttttttctgccaTCGACAAAGCCAATTTTCGCACAGCTTCTTCTACTTTTATTGcagatttattgaaatatatttccgTTGAAATGCATTAATCAAGttcatactttatttattccgTAATCTCTTAAATATACGCAGAGAAAAATACGCGAAAGAACCAAGCAGTTCTCGCATACTGCAGTCTCTTTCACATGCAAATCGcgcagttttataaaatgaaacaatCAATCAATCGTCCTCCGTCTGGtaccgatttttatttttgcgttaGTTTGAAAACTGCGACGAAAGATATAGATACAATGACGCTCTGAGATGATACTAATTATGATACTAATTATGAACCATGCAGCCTTAATTGCAGTTATCATATATAGATGGGCTATGTCGTTCtctgttcttttttatatagacgATCTATGATGACTGATGATGAATGAATACGGACAGATGACCTTTGTGCTCGAAAGAATCATTTCCAGATTATATTTCGCGTAAAATCTCTCTATTGCGGAATGTTATTagacattatattattctgaTAAATTTTCTGTGAAAGTGTAGGTATAAACAGATACCGAGAGCCAGCGTAGCTTATTGCAGTGGAAATAATGCGTATATAAGTGTGTTTGTATgttctgtgtgtgtgtgtgtgtaaagatatttttatattaaaaacatttagatGGAATGGAATGACTCgatataggaaaaaaaaaaaaaactgtgaaATTTAACTCCAATttgaatacaataattatccATCGCTACAACTCGATGAAATTCGCGTCTTTCCTCGCGTATTATCCCCGTGAACAGATTGTAATTCTCTTCCGAAATAATTCTTCCTAATGAAGAATGCGAATGATGATGAATTCCGCGACTGGGACACATCCACGAGGTCTCCAAGATATGacaattatattgcaaaaaaaaaaaaaaaaaaaacaaaaaaaaacaaatgatttatttaattagtaaattagTCTATCGTTCATTCATATTTAGAAAAGTTTAGCCAATTGAAATCGATTCTAGGAATTTTCGCATGCCTCGTAGGAATGTCCTTCTGGCAAATGACTATAGGCGAAATGACCTAGGCTAACTGTCAAtagtgattaattatttatcattatttttatatacgtatatatgtatatatatatatatatatatatatatgtatatatatatatataatcttttttatatataaaaaagtgatGAAATCTCTTTGTAACTATCTACCATTTAACAGTGAAGACGCATTTTACTCTCAGTTACTGAGTGAATGTACATTCCTCTCCCCGAGATTAATGTTCACCGATGTATGTACTTTGTTAAAAAGCACCCGATCTTCATCGATGCACTTTTCACTCCACGTCTTTAGTTGTCTTGCACGTCGCACGGCCACGTCCTCTTGCGCggtctttctttttaaactttaacaGTGGTTTGCACGgttatttaatgcattttttttttatgtataatacacgtactacatattgtaatttattttttttttttttgtgcataACTTGAAAGAGGCAGTATTCCTGACGGCTTCTCGTCGTCCATCTTAAAACAAGTCACGAAAATGTCGTCGGCACATTCTTCGCGTTTCTTccctttctttccttcttttccccctttttattaactataatatagtatactaGAGTGACGATTATTCCATAATTGAAATAGGACCCAACATTACACAATCCCGTAGACCACTCGCCTCTTAGCAGGATGTCGTTTTATGAAATCAACGATGTATTtagcgaaaataaatatacgcgCGTTCAAAAgcaaaacgtaaaaaaattatcgggataatgaaacaataaaGTGTGCAAATATGTACGGAGGGAGGGAACAGAAAGCGAAgaagcgataaaaaaataacggaAACGCCACGTTTGATTCTTTTCccaagtatttttattcatcttatatatacttttaaaggctcaaaaaaaagaaagggcTGATTTCATCAGTTATTTTCTCGCCATTATCTTTTCTCCTGCGTCGCAATTAATCTATCGTGGGTGccatattttttgagaaagataaacaaattaaagtcGGCTTTCTCATAATCTTGTTTGCGCAAACAAGAAGACAAGAAAGTGGTTTTAGAAAAAGGTTTCTGCTTACAAAGTTTTTTACCTGCTATTCTTCTTTTGCGTTCTTCTATTTGCGCGTGTGCTGTTAATATGACTAGAGGcttaataacttgtcaattttgcATTAGATTCGtcgatgaattattatatttttttttcttattcgtACCAAGGATAAGAAATCGATATCGTTTCGAGGCTTCAAGGTACAAAAAGATTGAGAGAACCCCCACGGGGGGGAAGCCACGGAATCGCGAAATGCAATAAGCACAGATCTCTGTTTCCATTAATCTGCTTATTAAAGTCTCCTCTTCCTTCATAATTCTCTGCTCTAAGATTGTTCCTTTTCGCATGGATATCGTTTCAAAGTTACGCCGAAAAGCGGCCATTTAATAATCACGCTTCTGTGTCTCTCGCTTTTCGAAATCGAACTTTGGAAGAATTCttaataatacaaagaatCGAAGGAACAAGGATCTTCTCTTTCGAGACGGAGAAAGATCTTTTGCCCGTTTGACATCTAACATGTACAAAGCATTTTATTTAAGCGAGATTAGTCGCGAAGAGTTTTATacgtgtgtataaaaaaaaaagaatcgattttaTGAAATGTCAAATGTTCGAGAAAATTTGCAACGTTTCTCGAAAATTCTCATTGGTACTCGCTTGCTCCGCTAGCCAAATTACATATGGTTTGTTCCACTGGGAAAGAAGTTTTTCGAAGAAAATCTTTCGAAGAAATAGTCGCTTTCCGGAATCCAcgcttgttttctttttcttcattctCACAATTTTAGCCACTTTCGGCACtcgatacatttttcaaaatttctatcacgatacgcaacaatttctaacatgtataaattacattattttcatctatttttaaaacaaaaatgcaCGGGACTACCATCAATCTGAGATATTTATTGCTCGTCAAACTAAAAACAGGACGTGATAGCATGTGATTGTTATTTAAACGCCTACACGTtcgatacaaatatataaaattcataaaaaagaaaaaaatatacatataaaaaaagagaaacgcgCGCGTAATAGCTATGAGCGTGGTTGCCGGAAGGCGATTGGACCATAATCCTGCGATATTAAAGAACCATCGAccttatatacttatatattaaatattaataattataaattacaatcatcgttaatattaatattatatattcgttatcgttaatattatttttaaatgcatacaCAGTTTCAACATCTATTTCCGACAAAAAAGGACAGAACAGGCAGGGAAGGGAcaggaaaataatattatatcgcagaaaaagaaaagagataaagTGAGCTTAAAAGTTAtcgaaaaaatacaaatacgaGTTTACGAATaagataaacaaaatttgtgaTGAGTGAAAAGACAaaggtgtaaaaaaaaaaaataatgatgataGAAAGGCGAGGAAGGAGCAGGGGAAGAGTTTAATCTCGCGGTCCTTTCATTCAACCTCCGATTCTTTGGGTCCTATTTCAAGGAAATTTTTAGCACGACTCTTTCGATCGAGAGCACGTGCCTGCCTCGTGCACGAGGATTAATTGGCGCTGAATCAATAGTGGGAAGAGATACGGGACTTCGTCCAGACATAGTCGaagattaattctttttctccttcccGCTGTTGTCACAATCAAGGATAATTGGATCGAGGATAGGGGAAAAGGTTAAGGTATAGATACTATAAACTAAACGAATACACGTTACATTAAACGTTACTTGACACGTTACGCTGGTCCGTCGTTTTACGCGCTCGTAACTCTAccgcaatgaaaaaaaaaaaagaaaaaaaaaaatccagacAAAATTCAATATCTGCTTTCTCGCTCACTGAGCCGTCACTTCTCGTCTTCTTGTAATCTTCCAAACGTGATCCGACATCCTCATGTACCAAACCAttgtattacaaattatttatcaaaggaGCGTTCTCTTTATCCATCCGTTTTATTCTCGCGTGTCGTGTCTCATGTCCCGTTCctcgttttttcttttgattggCAATGGGCCGCGCGCCTCTCGCGCTCTCGTTCTCACGCTCTCACAATTCTCGTTCACTCTATTTTACTACATACTCAATCGCTCTCGCACTCGCAAAAAAACGCAGGCGCAGGGCGGCCTATATATGGCAGAAgtctatacaaaataaataacgatacATCTACGAAATTCATCGAGGGGATCgtgataataatagtaatagtagtaATTGTAGCGGTGCGAAGTCGGCGTATTATCGTGTTAAAAAAAGTGACATctctatattcttttttcctcGCTTGGCCGCTCGATGCTCGTGCACGAGGGCAAAGCTCACGTGACAAGTGTGTGCGACTTGGATGCATTTCGAGGCTGCTGGTGTGAACGATCCACATATTCcctatattttattcgatcaCTTGCTTCCTTTGTGTGCAAGCATATGCAATTCGTGTCTTTGTGAATCTCCATTGATATACGTGTGCGTTCAGTGTGCGTCGTGATTCGAACGCATCATTGCGGGACTATCATGACCTTTGGCTggctcatttttttttatttccggaTGCGACGCAATATCCATGGTTGCATATCCTCCCATCCTATCCGACACAATTATGTATCGGGAAAAGTAACTCGCAGCCAATCGCCGGAGCAATCGTTAACGGCGCCTTCTCGGCAGTGAACGCTTGAACCTCGATTCGAGATGGAAATCTCTCGACGATCGTCGGCACGAGATTGTTGTCCGTCCTTCGAACTTTGAAATCCTCAACTGGGAATA contains:
- the LOC140672263 gene encoding uncharacterized protein, which gives rise to MDPVKCDDNALNDSCDLSFSSLIEDKSEVSITCKNASSVSGNQIVGDCPAKLEVSDTITTDLVSKTQSEIKKWENLCGSEKIEATNNVNEDDAPAVSLNYDHMFDLNHENPSYCNSSMTSDCDVAFMSDDLEYDTTIQAEDSEDSEKTIKEEILLDNRFANSLSKDRGGIDSAYEKICRIKHNKKKLVDSGISLSSIYVEDNNDKIVPHVDSYVHSRITAEKSVPCKNAEEEITDKETRLERNITSCINDIGNPVPEELDIKDITVPNIESNNYYMDNNMMNDNYLKDVVELLKCTEEKHTINIEEDNIDRTITEIKEMDKIIKNLLYTNDDEQHDSVEERMVESLSAELESDHDNVMRNIIESCSNVSVNFHQISENSTSDLEESNSEYIINKFRGNKLFSHYRDVSDTAIEKEDILKTIKEAEKILTDNPYSDMSETIVNENYDRDNSSGKFTREINNDVERKTVNKEENNFVENKDVKTNLANVEIEKIIASESNVVDSNLQKLAEITCSDRPKSQIEIRETLEKIAEEKRKIEDRKKESLETLSKKFEEIDKFIADRYDISYTSDKDPCEFKIPEDFANDSDSLDDFQIDGENIEVPLTKAEITENLKLEELEKELANEMEEHKKLMDEYQKIIATDLEEIQKATLESESKQIYDDKENDKETANESKNDELNQMSEKIDTTIIKADLESDDSFSEDLKVPERTYIKGKVYDFDEKKHGVRMTEELIRKHCKEHKLYQTPHLNDVLYLHFKGFSFIENLEKYTGLKCLWLESNGIREIANLENQCELKCLFLHHNLISKLENLDCLTKLDTLNLSHNTIRRIENLDSLKFLNNLNLSHNYLRETADIVHLRLLFTLSILDISHNKIDTCDVVDILGDMKSLRVVTLTGNPVLKQIKMYRKTMILKCQNLQYLDDRPVFPRDRACAEAWMRGGVDEEVAERNRWIQAEQKKINDSVMALINKRKLYKPVETSEKEAVDTKKEIEKEQKEEKDEEVAAKSSAYTATKSLGLLDLERKKKSERRSFLDSSSSSDGELASDEENEHTRQKGGEESDGRRPMAEEERKVSDENIEELLLPWKVEAREKIQPQRLIEEISEVKRYIADDKERKWHGKQILDNRKSIHDPFDYILSYSVMEKEEISNLQKPVDDNNETNDRKNEKASTCSVSSDTSNLKQALEENQKLTRAIISVKDDTSGKNIKSYQKKSKEHPFGSKLSSIREEMREFCDSMDKFVDENKIVFKNGEVRGFWGEKKMVDENLQTDSIDDNESQETGTKVSMSKEDKLKWWSTKERKLKVKEIIRQREGEERKNKVEIKDAATSNNSDCSSLEDRRQVIDTTTNNFQAVYDLMTMKTCPSYLPDSTETYAVKDAENYTREQSEKIPQEKSRGIFDSLFAELRNRDNIPKISEPKVSSELMILEEKLDSGKSINDPKEKSISKIVNMTDLVESADENWTKIEDLEDKFNNLLLKSSEVKKNVDESDDDSFKTATSLVEDLQILENNQDDQSADENVPRMSNMENNCDKIIDSGKKENIDLDNEKIISNEECNYLICENKKTIDKIENSTVKMEMSNSEEKLSTDTEESNSQMESLVRAIDRLTLGKTNQQPSRLTGKRPREAEDVQVNNKKSFLIEEINPGIKLPKERKSCSQISEKCRQHVIQETKKFAKRVSPLIDKCITNLIKDAENTDGKSQYRKYDRRSFGEYLPSDFVSKMDLNKPAGNSGERNNWFDKYDNKSNNGTSVQSGRQELKQTVNSESANESASSNDSDIQSLAHILRQSESIYKSESSAINADVSIYKEFCDHLHKLESEKKLLIKPYFTMDGKEESKEQLPDDKSMQKTEYSIKKSVKPLIEVISENPAISKDSEQILQQKEKSDASQTVFGYCQKKDQVVFRPVEEPISENSENHINQESIINSTEGIKVEMFSTSRTLGNTECKEECVLPKEKRETTMNMKKSIEMQVAQED